Proteins encoded in a region of the Bradyrhizobium sp. CB3481 genome:
- a CDS encoding PadR family transcriptional regulator, protein MALGDAILACLTERPMTGYELAKTFDNSIGFFWKADHQQIYRELTKLRDRGHIQGREVVQSGKPNKLVYTLTSEGRAALRHWAKRPSVPASIKDDLLVRLYALDSVDIEPLRTDLMARLEHHRDRFARYERLLNKRFPDGIAPPADVGKLLGLRIGMSHERAVAEWCEEAIEALSALSSGTERPKVVPLEAGKRENNG, encoded by the coding sequence ATGGCGCTTGGCGATGCGATCCTTGCCTGCCTGACCGAACGTCCGATGACGGGCTATGAGCTCGCCAAGACGTTCGACAATTCCATTGGATTCTTCTGGAAGGCCGACCACCAGCAAATCTATCGGGAGCTCACCAAGCTGCGCGACCGCGGCCACATCCAGGGCCGCGAGGTGGTGCAATCTGGCAAGCCCAACAAGCTGGTCTATACGCTGACGTCGGAGGGCCGGGCCGCGCTCCGGCACTGGGCCAAGCGGCCGAGCGTGCCCGCCTCGATCAAGGACGACCTCTTGGTGCGGCTCTACGCCCTCGACAGCGTCGACATCGAACCGCTGCGCACCGACCTGATGGCGCGGCTGGAACATCACCGCGACCGGTTCGCCCGTTACGAGCGCCTGCTCAACAAGCGCTTCCCTGACGGCATTGCGCCGCCGGCCGATGTCGGCAAGCTGCTGGGCTTGCGCATCGGCATGAGCCATGAACGCGCGGTGGCGGAATGGTGCGAAGAGGCGATCGAAGCATTGTCGGCGCTGTCATCGGGGACAGAGCGGCCCAAGGTCGTGCCGCTTGAGGCCGGCAAGCGGGAAAATAACGGCTGA
- a CDS encoding acyl-CoA dehydrogenase C-terminal domain-containing protein, whose product MPIYKAPVEDVTFLLNDVFQIDRYDNLPGFTDASADVREAIIGEAAKLSEEVLQPLNRVGDLEGCKRHDDASVTTPKGFKEAFKQVAEGGWLGLSAPTEYGGQGLPVTLSQVVTEFQSAANMAFSMYGGLTMGATAALLVHGDAEQKKTYVPKMVAGQWTGTMNLTEPQCGTDLGLLRTRAAKQADGSYKISGTKIFISAGEHDLAENIIHLVLARIEGAPAGIKGVSLFVVPKFLVNADGSVGARNGVSCGSIEHKMGIHGNSTCVMNYDNATGWLIGEENKGMQGMFVMMNEARLGVAVQGLAQSEVAYQNAVAYARERLQGRALTGAKEADKPADPIIVHPDVRRVLLTIRAFNEAARAMVVWTALKSDVAHRSADPKDREAADDHMGLMTPVMKGVMTDVGFSNAVLAQQMYGGHGYIAEHGMEQFVRDARIAMLYEGANGIQALDLVGRKLPRNGGRAVMAFFAEVGAFAKEHGGDEAMKPFVAPLSTALGHLQQATGWLMQNAMTKPDNAGAAATDYMQLFGLVAFGFMWARMAKVAQDKIAASGTTPYLSTKLVTGRFFMERMLPETHVHLARIQTGCATTMELAAEAF is encoded by the coding sequence ATGCCGATCTACAAAGCCCCCGTGGAAGACGTCACCTTCCTGCTCAACGACGTGTTCCAGATCGATCGCTACGACAATCTGCCCGGCTTCACCGATGCCTCGGCCGACGTGCGTGAGGCGATCATCGGCGAGGCCGCCAAACTTTCCGAAGAGGTGCTGCAGCCGCTCAACCGGGTCGGCGATCTCGAAGGCTGCAAGCGGCATGACGACGCCAGCGTGACCACGCCGAAAGGTTTCAAGGAAGCCTTCAAGCAGGTGGCCGAAGGCGGCTGGCTCGGCCTGTCGGCGCCGACGGAATATGGCGGCCAGGGGCTGCCGGTGACGCTGAGCCAGGTCGTCACCGAATTCCAGAGCGCGGCCAACATGGCGTTCTCGATGTATGGCGGCCTCACGATGGGCGCGACCGCGGCGCTTCTGGTGCATGGCGACGCTGAACAGAAGAAGACCTATGTGCCGAAGATGGTGGCGGGCCAGTGGACCGGCACCATGAACCTCACCGAGCCGCAATGCGGCACCGACCTCGGCCTCTTGCGCACCCGCGCGGCGAAGCAGGCCGATGGCAGCTACAAGATATCAGGCACCAAGATCTTCATTTCCGCCGGCGAGCACGACCTTGCGGAAAACATCATCCACCTGGTGCTGGCACGCATCGAAGGCGCGCCCGCCGGCATCAAGGGCGTGTCGCTGTTCGTGGTGCCGAAATTCCTCGTCAATGCCGACGGCTCGGTAGGTGCGCGCAATGGCGTGTCCTGCGGCTCGATCGAGCACAAGATGGGCATCCACGGCAATTCCACCTGCGTGATGAACTACGACAACGCCACCGGCTGGCTGATCGGCGAAGAGAACAAGGGCATGCAGGGCATGTTCGTGATGATGAACGAAGCCCGCCTCGGCGTCGCCGTTCAGGGCCTCGCGCAGTCCGAAGTCGCCTATCAGAATGCGGTGGCCTATGCGCGCGAGCGCCTGCAGGGCCGCGCGCTGACTGGGGCCAAGGAGGCCGACAAGCCGGCCGATCCGATCATCGTGCATCCTGACGTGCGCCGCGTGCTGCTGACCATCCGCGCCTTTAACGAGGCGGCGCGCGCCATGGTGGTGTGGACCGCGCTGAAGAGCGACGTCGCCCACCGCTCCGCCGATCCGAAGGACCGCGAGGCCGCCGACGACCATATGGGCCTGATGACGCCGGTCATGAAGGGTGTGATGACCGATGTCGGCTTCTCCAACGCCGTGCTGGCGCAGCAGATGTATGGCGGCCACGGCTACATCGCCGAGCACGGCATGGAGCAGTTCGTGCGCGATGCCCGCATCGCCATGCTTTATGAGGGCGCCAACGGCATCCAGGCGCTCGATCTCGTCGGCCGCAAGCTGCCGCGCAATGGCGGCCGCGCCGTGATGGCGTTCTTCGCCGAAGTCGGCGCCTTCGCCAAGGAGCATGGCGGCGACGAGGCGATGAAGCCGTTCGTCGCGCCGCTCTCGACCGCGCTCGGCCATCTGCAGCAGGCCACCGGCTGGCTGATGCAGAACGCCATGACCAAGCCCGACAATGCCGGCGCCGCCGCCACCGACTATATGCAACTGTTCGGCCTCGTCGCCTTCGGCTTCATGTGGGCGCGGATGGCGAAGGTGGCGCAGGACAAGATTGCGGCTTCCGGCACCACGCCGTACCTGAGCACCAAGCTGGTGACCGGCCGCTTCTTCATGGAGCGGATGCTGCCGGAAACCCACGTCCACCTCGCGCGTATCCAGACCGGCTGCGCCACGACCATGGAATTGGCGGCGGAAGCGTTCTGA
- a CDS encoding nuclear transport factor 2 family protein — translation MTMSGLDKWYGYMKSHDTAALWDLLHPDAVFESPVVHTPQRGRDITFKYLASAEKVLGGPGFKYTGEWRSERGAVLEFENEIEGIKINGVDIITFSDDGKITHFKVMVRPLKGINLLHRLMGEQLARQ, via the coding sequence ATGACCATGAGCGGCCTCGACAAGTGGTACGGCTACATGAAGTCGCATGACACGGCGGCGTTGTGGGACCTGTTGCACCCCGACGCGGTGTTCGAAAGCCCCGTCGTCCACACGCCGCAGCGCGGCCGCGACATCACCTTCAAATATCTGGCGAGCGCCGAAAAGGTGCTGGGCGGCCCCGGCTTCAAATACACCGGCGAATGGCGCAGCGAACGCGGCGCGGTCCTCGAATTCGAAAACGAGATCGAGGGCATCAAGATCAACGGCGTCGACATCATCACTTTCAGCGATGACGGTAAGATCACGCACTTCAAGGTGATGGTACGTCCATTGAAGGGAATCAATTTGCTGCACCGCTTGATGGGGGAACAACTCGCCAGGCAGTGA